The following proteins are co-located in the Camarhynchus parvulus chromosome 19, STF_HiC, whole genome shotgun sequence genome:
- the NEK8 gene encoding serine/threonine-protein kinase Nek8 isoform X2 yields the protein MSKDERLAAQNECQVLKLLSHPNVIEYYENFLEDKALMIAMEYAPGGTLAEFIHKRCNSLLDEDTILHFFVQILLALHHVHTKQILHRDLKTQNILLDKHRMIVKIGDFGISKILSSKSKAYTVVGTPCYISPELCEGKPYNQKSDIWALGCVLYELASLKRAFEAANLPALVLKIMSGTFAPISDRYSPDLRQLILSMLNLDPSKRPQLNEIMAQAICIRPLLNLYTDVGSVKMRRPEKPLAPVPTVTHSRTEGRASSARQRGVRRGSARTGIPPPLSSIYTWGSGITTPLRLPMLNTEVVQVSAGRTQKAGVTKSGRLILWEAPPMGAAGGPSLPGATEQLQPQFVSRFLEGQSGVTIKHVSCGDLFTACLTDRGIIMTFGSGSNGCLGHGNFTDVSQPKIVEALLGYEMVQVACGASHVLAVSNEREVFAWGRGDNGKGSLFCRTGLVPVPTPFAGPACPQSPPDVPGWVVVEELQLFCCIPGSLCFGFCCFLGSQAGLLQQLCQCCSQWGCAQAVCCHQLFPALFLLPGRLGLGTLECHNCPQQVTVPPEHEAQRVICGIDSSMVLTVKNQILACGSNRCNKLGLDRISSGEEPSPEDQVEEATLFVCAQSAPLNQEPIVCADIGTAHSAAVTASGHCYTFGSNQHGQLGTNSCRSSRVPHLVVGLETMKVTVVACGDAFTVAIGADGEVCTWGKGARGRLGRKDEETGVPRPVQLEETHPYLVTSVACCHGNTLLAVKPVVEESPSQ from the exons ATGAGCAAGGATGAGCGGCTGGCAGCACAGAACGAGTGCCAGGTCCTCAAGCTGCTCAGCCACCCCAATGTCATCGAGTACTACGAGAACTTCCTGGAGGACAAGGCGCTCATGATCGCCATGGAATACGCCCCAG GGGGCACTCTGGCAGAGTTCATCCACAAGCGCTGTAATTCCTTGCTGGATGAGGACACCATCCTGCACTTCTTCGTGCAGatcctcctggccctgcaccaCGTGCACACCAAGCAGATCCTGCACCGTGACCTGAAGACCCAGAACATCCTCCTGGACAAGCACCGCATGATCGTCAAGATCGGAGACTTTGGCATCTCCAAAATCCTGAGCAGCAAGAGCAAAGCCTACACG GTGGTGGGAACTCCGTGCTACATCTCCCCGGAGCTCTGTGAAGGGAAGCCTTACAACCAGAAGAGTGACATCTGGGCCCTGGGCTGTGTGCTCTACGAGCTCGCCAGCCTCAAGAGGGCTTTCGAAGCTGCG AACCTTCCTGCCTTAGTGCTGAAGATCATGAGCGGGACGTTTGCCCCAATCTCAGATCGATACAGCCCCGACCTGCGCCAGCTCATCCTCAGCATGCTCAACCTGGATCCTTCCAAACGGCCCCAGCTGAATGAGATCATGGCCCAGGCCATCTGCATCCGGCCCCTCCTCAACCTCTACACAGACGTGGGCAGCGTCAAAATGAGGAG GCCTGAAAAACCCTTGGCTCCGGTGCCCACAGTGACCCACAGCCGGACAGAGGGACGGGCAagcagtgccaggcagaggG GTGTCCGACGTGGTTCAGCCAGGACAGGAATCCCCCCTCCCCTGTCATCCATCTACACGTGGGGCAGTGGGATCACCACCCCTCTGCGCCTGCCCATGCTGAACACTGAGGTGGTGCAGGTCTctgctggcaggacacagaAGGCTGGGGTCACCAAATCTGGGAGGCTCATCCTCTGGGAG GCTCCTCccatgggtgctgctgggggtcCTTCTCTCCCAGGAGccactgagcagctccagcctcagtTTGTGTCCCGCTTTCTGGAGGGCCAGTCTGGAGTGACCATCAAACACGTGTCCTGTGGTGATCTTTTCACAGCCTGCCTCACAg acagGGGGATAATCATGACCTTCGGCAGCGGCAGCAATGGCTGTTTGGGGCATGGAAACTTCACGGATGTGAGCCAG CCCAAGATTGTGGAGGCCCTGCTGGGCTACGAGATGGTGCAGGTGGCCTGTGGTGCATCTCACGTCCTGGCGGTCTCCAACGAACGGGAAGTGtttgcctggggcaggggggataATGGTAAGGGAAGTCTGTTTTGCAGAACAGGGCTTGTGCCTGTTCCCACTCCCTTTGCTGGCCCTGCTTGCCCACAGTCGCCTCCAGATGTGCCAGGGTGGGTGGttgtggaggagctgcagctgttttgCTGCATACCAGGGTCTCTgtgctttgggttttgctgctttctgggatcccaggctgggctcttgcagcagctgtgtcagtgctgctctcagtggggctgtgctcaggctgTGTGTTGCCATcagctgttccctgctctgttcctcCTACCAGGTCGGCTTGGGCTGGGCACCCTGGAGTGCCACAACTGCCCCCAGCAGGTCACAGTCCCTCCAGAGCATGAGGCTCAGAGGGTCATCTGTGGCATCGATTCCTCCATGGTCCTCACAGTGAAGAACCAGATTCTTGCTTGTGGGAGCAACAG GTGTAACAAGCTGGGCCTAGACCGGATCAGCTCAGGAGAGGAACCTTCCCCAGAGGACCAGGTGGAGGAGGCCACGCTGTTTGTGTGTGCCCAGTCAGCCCCCTTGAACCAAGAGCCCATTGTGTGTGCTGACATTGGTACAGCAcactcagctgctgtcacag CCTCTGGCCACTGTTACACCTTTGGCAGCAACCAGCACGGGCAGCTGGGCACCAACTCCTGCCGCAGCAGCCGCGTGCCCCACCTGGTTGTGGGGCTGGAGACCATGAAGGTCACCGTGGTGGCTTGTGGGGATGCCTTCACTGTGGCCATTGGAGCAG ACGGCGAGGTGTGCACGTGGGGGAAAGGAGCCAGGGGACGCCTGGGCAGGAAGGATGAGGAAACAGGAGTGCCAAGGccagtgcagctggaggagacaCATCCATACCTGGTGACCTCTGTTGCCTGCTGCCACGGGAACACACTGCTGGCAGTAAAGC ctgtCGTGGAGGAGTCGCCTTCCCAGTGA
- the NEK8 gene encoding serine/threonine-protein kinase Nek8 isoform X4, translated as MEKYERIRVVGRGAFGIVHLCLRKADQKLVILKQIPVEQMSKDERLAAQNECQVLKLLSHPNVIEYYENFLEDKALMIAMEYAPGGTLAEFIHKRCNSLLDEDTILHFFVQILLALHHVHTKQILHRDLKTQNILLDKHRMIVKIGDFGISKILSSKSKAYTVVGTPCYISPELCEGKPYNQKSDIWALGCVLYELASLKRAFEAANLPALVLKIMSGTFAPISDRYSPDLRQLILSMLNLDPSKRPQLNEIMAQAICIRPLLNLYTDVGSVKMRRPEKPLAPVPTVTHSRTEGRASSARQRGVRRGSARTGIPPPLSSIYTWGSGITTPLRLPMLNTEVVQVSAGRTQKAGVTKSGRLILWEAPPMGAAGGPSLPGATEQLQPQFVSRFLEGQSGVTIKHVSCGDLFTACLTDRGIIMTFGSGSNGCLGHGNFTDVSQPKIVEALLGYEMVQVACGASHVLAVSNEREVFAWGRGDNGRLGLGTLECHNCPQQVTVPPEHEAQRVICGIDSSMVLTVKNQILACGSNRCNKLGLDRISSGEEPSPEDQVEEATLFVCAQSAPLNQEPIVCADIGTAHSAAVTASGHCYTFGSNQHGQLGTNSCRSSRVPHLVVGLETMKVTVVACGDAFTVAIGADGEVCTWGKGARGRLGRKDEETGVPRPVQLEETHPYLVTSVACCHGNTLLAVKPVVEESPSQ; from the exons ATGGAGAAATACGAGCGGATCCGGGTGGTGGGGAGAGGGGCCTTCGG CATCGTGCACCTGTGCCTGCGCAAGGCCGACCAGAAGCTGGTGATCCTGAAGCAGATCCCGGTGGAGCAGATGAGCAAGGATGAGCGGCTGGCAGCACAGAACGAGTGCCAGGTCCTCAAGCTGCTCAGCCACCCCAATGTCATCGAGTACTACGAGAACTTCCTGGAGGACAAGGCGCTCATGATCGCCATGGAATACGCCCCAG GGGGCACTCTGGCAGAGTTCATCCACAAGCGCTGTAATTCCTTGCTGGATGAGGACACCATCCTGCACTTCTTCGTGCAGatcctcctggccctgcaccaCGTGCACACCAAGCAGATCCTGCACCGTGACCTGAAGACCCAGAACATCCTCCTGGACAAGCACCGCATGATCGTCAAGATCGGAGACTTTGGCATCTCCAAAATCCTGAGCAGCAAGAGCAAAGCCTACACG GTGGTGGGAACTCCGTGCTACATCTCCCCGGAGCTCTGTGAAGGGAAGCCTTACAACCAGAAGAGTGACATCTGGGCCCTGGGCTGTGTGCTCTACGAGCTCGCCAGCCTCAAGAGGGCTTTCGAAGCTGCG AACCTTCCTGCCTTAGTGCTGAAGATCATGAGCGGGACGTTTGCCCCAATCTCAGATCGATACAGCCCCGACCTGCGCCAGCTCATCCTCAGCATGCTCAACCTGGATCCTTCCAAACGGCCCCAGCTGAATGAGATCATGGCCCAGGCCATCTGCATCCGGCCCCTCCTCAACCTCTACACAGACGTGGGCAGCGTCAAAATGAGGAG GCCTGAAAAACCCTTGGCTCCGGTGCCCACAGTGACCCACAGCCGGACAGAGGGACGGGCAagcagtgccaggcagaggG GTGTCCGACGTGGTTCAGCCAGGACAGGAATCCCCCCTCCCCTGTCATCCATCTACACGTGGGGCAGTGGGATCACCACCCCTCTGCGCCTGCCCATGCTGAACACTGAGGTGGTGCAGGTCTctgctggcaggacacagaAGGCTGGGGTCACCAAATCTGGGAGGCTCATCCTCTGGGAG GCTCCTCccatgggtgctgctgggggtcCTTCTCTCCCAGGAGccactgagcagctccagcctcagtTTGTGTCCCGCTTTCTGGAGGGCCAGTCTGGAGTGACCATCAAACACGTGTCCTGTGGTGATCTTTTCACAGCCTGCCTCACAg acagGGGGATAATCATGACCTTCGGCAGCGGCAGCAATGGCTGTTTGGGGCATGGAAACTTCACGGATGTGAGCCAG CCCAAGATTGTGGAGGCCCTGCTGGGCTACGAGATGGTGCAGGTGGCCTGTGGTGCATCTCACGTCCTGGCGGTCTCCAACGAACGGGAAGTGtttgcctggggcaggggggataATG GTCGGCTTGGGCTGGGCACCCTGGAGTGCCACAACTGCCCCCAGCAGGTCACAGTCCCTCCAGAGCATGAGGCTCAGAGGGTCATCTGTGGCATCGATTCCTCCATGGTCCTCACAGTGAAGAACCAGATTCTTGCTTGTGGGAGCAACAG GTGTAACAAGCTGGGCCTAGACCGGATCAGCTCAGGAGAGGAACCTTCCCCAGAGGACCAGGTGGAGGAGGCCACGCTGTTTGTGTGTGCCCAGTCAGCCCCCTTGAACCAAGAGCCCATTGTGTGTGCTGACATTGGTACAGCAcactcagctgctgtcacag CCTCTGGCCACTGTTACACCTTTGGCAGCAACCAGCACGGGCAGCTGGGCACCAACTCCTGCCGCAGCAGCCGCGTGCCCCACCTGGTTGTGGGGCTGGAGACCATGAAGGTCACCGTGGTGGCTTGTGGGGATGCCTTCACTGTGGCCATTGGAGCAG ACGGCGAGGTGTGCACGTGGGGGAAAGGAGCCAGGGGACGCCTGGGCAGGAAGGATGAGGAAACAGGAGTGCCAAGGccagtgcagctggaggagacaCATCCATACCTGGTGACCTCTGTTGCCTGCTGCCACGGGAACACACTGCTGGCAGTAAAGC ctgtCGTGGAGGAGTCGCCTTCCCAGTGA
- the NEK8 gene encoding serine/threonine-protein kinase Nek8 isoform X1 — protein MEKYERIRVVGRGAFGIVHLCLRKADQKLVILKQIPVEQMSKDERLAAQNECQVLKLLSHPNVIEYYENFLEDKALMIAMEYAPGGTLAEFIHKRCNSLLDEDTILHFFVQILLALHHVHTKQILHRDLKTQNILLDKHRMIVKIGDFGISKILSSKSKAYTVVGTPCYISPELCEGKPYNQKSDIWALGCVLYELASLKRAFEAANLPALVLKIMSGTFAPISDRYSPDLRQLILSMLNLDPSKRPQLNEIMAQAICIRPLLNLYTDVGSVKMRRPEKPLAPVPTVTHSRTEGRASSARQRGVRRGSARTGIPPPLSSIYTWGSGITTPLRLPMLNTEVVQVSAGRTQKAGVTKSGRLILWEAPPMGAAGGPSLPGATEQLQPQFVSRFLEGQSGVTIKHVSCGDLFTACLTDRGIIMTFGSGSNGCLGHGNFTDVSQPKIVEALLGYEMVQVACGASHVLAVSNEREVFAWGRGDNGKGSLFCRTGLVPVPTPFAGPACPQSPPDVPGWVVVEELQLFCCIPGSLCFGFCCFLGSQAGLLQQLCQCCSQWGCAQAVCCHQLFPALFLLPGRLGLGTLECHNCPQQVTVPPEHEAQRVICGIDSSMVLTVKNQILACGSNRCNKLGLDRISSGEEPSPEDQVEEATLFVCAQSAPLNQEPIVCADIGTAHSAAVTASGHCYTFGSNQHGQLGTNSCRSSRVPHLVVGLETMKVTVVACGDAFTVAIGADGEVCTWGKGARGRLGRKDEETGVPRPVQLEETHPYLVTSVACCHGNTLLAVKPVVEESPSQ, from the exons ATGGAGAAATACGAGCGGATCCGGGTGGTGGGGAGAGGGGCCTTCGG CATCGTGCACCTGTGCCTGCGCAAGGCCGACCAGAAGCTGGTGATCCTGAAGCAGATCCCGGTGGAGCAGATGAGCAAGGATGAGCGGCTGGCAGCACAGAACGAGTGCCAGGTCCTCAAGCTGCTCAGCCACCCCAATGTCATCGAGTACTACGAGAACTTCCTGGAGGACAAGGCGCTCATGATCGCCATGGAATACGCCCCAG GGGGCACTCTGGCAGAGTTCATCCACAAGCGCTGTAATTCCTTGCTGGATGAGGACACCATCCTGCACTTCTTCGTGCAGatcctcctggccctgcaccaCGTGCACACCAAGCAGATCCTGCACCGTGACCTGAAGACCCAGAACATCCTCCTGGACAAGCACCGCATGATCGTCAAGATCGGAGACTTTGGCATCTCCAAAATCCTGAGCAGCAAGAGCAAAGCCTACACG GTGGTGGGAACTCCGTGCTACATCTCCCCGGAGCTCTGTGAAGGGAAGCCTTACAACCAGAAGAGTGACATCTGGGCCCTGGGCTGTGTGCTCTACGAGCTCGCCAGCCTCAAGAGGGCTTTCGAAGCTGCG AACCTTCCTGCCTTAGTGCTGAAGATCATGAGCGGGACGTTTGCCCCAATCTCAGATCGATACAGCCCCGACCTGCGCCAGCTCATCCTCAGCATGCTCAACCTGGATCCTTCCAAACGGCCCCAGCTGAATGAGATCATGGCCCAGGCCATCTGCATCCGGCCCCTCCTCAACCTCTACACAGACGTGGGCAGCGTCAAAATGAGGAG GCCTGAAAAACCCTTGGCTCCGGTGCCCACAGTGACCCACAGCCGGACAGAGGGACGGGCAagcagtgccaggcagaggG GTGTCCGACGTGGTTCAGCCAGGACAGGAATCCCCCCTCCCCTGTCATCCATCTACACGTGGGGCAGTGGGATCACCACCCCTCTGCGCCTGCCCATGCTGAACACTGAGGTGGTGCAGGTCTctgctggcaggacacagaAGGCTGGGGTCACCAAATCTGGGAGGCTCATCCTCTGGGAG GCTCCTCccatgggtgctgctgggggtcCTTCTCTCCCAGGAGccactgagcagctccagcctcagtTTGTGTCCCGCTTTCTGGAGGGCCAGTCTGGAGTGACCATCAAACACGTGTCCTGTGGTGATCTTTTCACAGCCTGCCTCACAg acagGGGGATAATCATGACCTTCGGCAGCGGCAGCAATGGCTGTTTGGGGCATGGAAACTTCACGGATGTGAGCCAG CCCAAGATTGTGGAGGCCCTGCTGGGCTACGAGATGGTGCAGGTGGCCTGTGGTGCATCTCACGTCCTGGCGGTCTCCAACGAACGGGAAGTGtttgcctggggcaggggggataATGGTAAGGGAAGTCTGTTTTGCAGAACAGGGCTTGTGCCTGTTCCCACTCCCTTTGCTGGCCCTGCTTGCCCACAGTCGCCTCCAGATGTGCCAGGGTGGGTGGttgtggaggagctgcagctgttttgCTGCATACCAGGGTCTCTgtgctttgggttttgctgctttctgggatcccaggctgggctcttgcagcagctgtgtcagtgctgctctcagtggggctgtgctcaggctgTGTGTTGCCATcagctgttccctgctctgttcctcCTACCAGGTCGGCTTGGGCTGGGCACCCTGGAGTGCCACAACTGCCCCCAGCAGGTCACAGTCCCTCCAGAGCATGAGGCTCAGAGGGTCATCTGTGGCATCGATTCCTCCATGGTCCTCACAGTGAAGAACCAGATTCTTGCTTGTGGGAGCAACAG GTGTAACAAGCTGGGCCTAGACCGGATCAGCTCAGGAGAGGAACCTTCCCCAGAGGACCAGGTGGAGGAGGCCACGCTGTTTGTGTGTGCCCAGTCAGCCCCCTTGAACCAAGAGCCCATTGTGTGTGCTGACATTGGTACAGCAcactcagctgctgtcacag CCTCTGGCCACTGTTACACCTTTGGCAGCAACCAGCACGGGCAGCTGGGCACCAACTCCTGCCGCAGCAGCCGCGTGCCCCACCTGGTTGTGGGGCTGGAGACCATGAAGGTCACCGTGGTGGCTTGTGGGGATGCCTTCACTGTGGCCATTGGAGCAG ACGGCGAGGTGTGCACGTGGGGGAAAGGAGCCAGGGGACGCCTGGGCAGGAAGGATGAGGAAACAGGAGTGCCAAGGccagtgcagctggaggagacaCATCCATACCTGGTGACCTCTGTTGCCTGCTGCCACGGGAACACACTGCTGGCAGTAAAGC ctgtCGTGGAGGAGTCGCCTTCCCAGTGA
- the NEK8 gene encoding serine/threonine-protein kinase Nek8 isoform X3, whose protein sequence is MEKYERIRVVGRGAFGIVHLCLRKADQKLVILKQIPVEQMSKDERLAAQNECQVLKLLSHPNVIEYYENFLEDKALMIAMEYAPGGTLAEFIHKRCNSLLDEDTILHFFVQILLALHHVHTKQILHRDLKTQNILLDKHRMIVKIGDFGISKILSSKSKAYTVVGTPCYISPELCEGKPYNQKSDIWALGCVLYELASLKRAFEAANLPALVLKIMSGTFAPISDRYSPDLRQLILSMLNLDPSKRPQLNEIMAQAICIRPLLNLYTDVGSVKMRRPEKPLAPVPTVTHSRTEGRASSARQRGVRRGSARTGIPPPLSSIYTWGSGITTPLRLPMLNTEVVQVSAGRTQKAGVTKSGRLILWEAPPMGAAGGPSLPGATEQLQPQFVSRFLEGQSGVTIKHVSCGDLFTACLTDRGIIMTFGSGSNGCLGHGNFTDVSQPKIVEALLGYEMVQVACGASHVLAVSNEREVFAWGRGDNGKGSLFCRTGLVPVPTPFAGPACPQSPPDVPGWVVVEELQLFCCIPGSLCFGFCCFLGSQAGLLQQLCQCCSQWGCAQAVCCHQLFPALFLLPGRLGLGTLECHNCPQQVTVPPEHEAQRVICGIDSSMVLTVKNQILACGSNRCNKLGLDRISSGEEPSPEDQVEEATLFVCAQSAPLNQEPIVCADIGTAHSAAVTDGEVCTWGKGARGRLGRKDEETGVPRPVQLEETHPYLVTSVACCHGNTLLAVKPVVEESPSQ, encoded by the exons ATGGAGAAATACGAGCGGATCCGGGTGGTGGGGAGAGGGGCCTTCGG CATCGTGCACCTGTGCCTGCGCAAGGCCGACCAGAAGCTGGTGATCCTGAAGCAGATCCCGGTGGAGCAGATGAGCAAGGATGAGCGGCTGGCAGCACAGAACGAGTGCCAGGTCCTCAAGCTGCTCAGCCACCCCAATGTCATCGAGTACTACGAGAACTTCCTGGAGGACAAGGCGCTCATGATCGCCATGGAATACGCCCCAG GGGGCACTCTGGCAGAGTTCATCCACAAGCGCTGTAATTCCTTGCTGGATGAGGACACCATCCTGCACTTCTTCGTGCAGatcctcctggccctgcaccaCGTGCACACCAAGCAGATCCTGCACCGTGACCTGAAGACCCAGAACATCCTCCTGGACAAGCACCGCATGATCGTCAAGATCGGAGACTTTGGCATCTCCAAAATCCTGAGCAGCAAGAGCAAAGCCTACACG GTGGTGGGAACTCCGTGCTACATCTCCCCGGAGCTCTGTGAAGGGAAGCCTTACAACCAGAAGAGTGACATCTGGGCCCTGGGCTGTGTGCTCTACGAGCTCGCCAGCCTCAAGAGGGCTTTCGAAGCTGCG AACCTTCCTGCCTTAGTGCTGAAGATCATGAGCGGGACGTTTGCCCCAATCTCAGATCGATACAGCCCCGACCTGCGCCAGCTCATCCTCAGCATGCTCAACCTGGATCCTTCCAAACGGCCCCAGCTGAATGAGATCATGGCCCAGGCCATCTGCATCCGGCCCCTCCTCAACCTCTACACAGACGTGGGCAGCGTCAAAATGAGGAG GCCTGAAAAACCCTTGGCTCCGGTGCCCACAGTGACCCACAGCCGGACAGAGGGACGGGCAagcagtgccaggcagaggG GTGTCCGACGTGGTTCAGCCAGGACAGGAATCCCCCCTCCCCTGTCATCCATCTACACGTGGGGCAGTGGGATCACCACCCCTCTGCGCCTGCCCATGCTGAACACTGAGGTGGTGCAGGTCTctgctggcaggacacagaAGGCTGGGGTCACCAAATCTGGGAGGCTCATCCTCTGGGAG GCTCCTCccatgggtgctgctgggggtcCTTCTCTCCCAGGAGccactgagcagctccagcctcagtTTGTGTCCCGCTTTCTGGAGGGCCAGTCTGGAGTGACCATCAAACACGTGTCCTGTGGTGATCTTTTCACAGCCTGCCTCACAg acagGGGGATAATCATGACCTTCGGCAGCGGCAGCAATGGCTGTTTGGGGCATGGAAACTTCACGGATGTGAGCCAG CCCAAGATTGTGGAGGCCCTGCTGGGCTACGAGATGGTGCAGGTGGCCTGTGGTGCATCTCACGTCCTGGCGGTCTCCAACGAACGGGAAGTGtttgcctggggcaggggggataATGGTAAGGGAAGTCTGTTTTGCAGAACAGGGCTTGTGCCTGTTCCCACTCCCTTTGCTGGCCCTGCTTGCCCACAGTCGCCTCCAGATGTGCCAGGGTGGGTGGttgtggaggagctgcagctgttttgCTGCATACCAGGGTCTCTgtgctttgggttttgctgctttctgggatcccaggctgggctcttgcagcagctgtgtcagtgctgctctcagtggggctgtgctcaggctgTGTGTTGCCATcagctgttccctgctctgttcctcCTACCAGGTCGGCTTGGGCTGGGCACCCTGGAGTGCCACAACTGCCCCCAGCAGGTCACAGTCCCTCCAGAGCATGAGGCTCAGAGGGTCATCTGTGGCATCGATTCCTCCATGGTCCTCACAGTGAAGAACCAGATTCTTGCTTGTGGGAGCAACAG GTGTAACAAGCTGGGCCTAGACCGGATCAGCTCAGGAGAGGAACCTTCCCCAGAGGACCAGGTGGAGGAGGCCACGCTGTTTGTGTGTGCCCAGTCAGCCCCCTTGAACCAAGAGCCCATTGTGTGTGCTGACATTGGTACAGCAcactcagctgctgtcacag ACGGCGAGGTGTGCACGTGGGGGAAAGGAGCCAGGGGACGCCTGGGCAGGAAGGATGAGGAAACAGGAGTGCCAAGGccagtgcagctggaggagacaCATCCATACCTGGTGACCTCTGTTGCCTGCTGCCACGGGAACACACTGCTGGCAGTAAAGC ctgtCGTGGAGGAGTCGCCTTCCCAGTGA